Part of the Schaalia odontolytica genome is shown below.
GCTCCTCGTGGGCGCCTCGGGCCAGCACTCGCACTGGTGGACGGGAACCCTCGGTGCGATCATCATTCCCCTCGTCGGCTCGGTGTGGTTTGTCGCGTCGGGCTACTCGCGCGACGATGGCGCGCCCGCCATGCAGCACTGGATTTCGGGTGGATTCAAGATGGGCGGGCTGCTCGTCGTGGCGCTCGCCCTCGCCGCGTCGGTCGCGTCGATCGTGGCCCTCTCGCTCTCCTGGACCCGCGTGAGCGGAATTCACGAGCTTCTGGGAGCCTCTTCGGCGGCCGACTCGACCTTCATCGTCGGCGTGCAGTTGCTCTTCGCCCCCTCGGTGGTGGCGTGGGCGGCAGCATGGTGGTCGGGAGCGGGTTTCCTGACGGCCACCGACGCGTTGCACTCTCCGTCGGCCGCCGACCAGGGTCCCATCCCCCCGATCCCGCTGCTCGGCGCGATCCCCGAGTCCGCCCCCGGCATGTGGTTGATCCTCCTTCCGATCTTGCTTGGCCTGGCCGTGGGAGCCGTGTGCGCCTGGCGTTTTCGGCGCGAACACCTCCTGCACCAGAGCGCCCAGGGTCTCCTCGCGACGGGAGTGTTCGCGGCGGTGGTAGCGCTGTGGATGTGGAGCGCGACCATGAGCCTGGGGGCCGTTCGCCTCTCGACGATGGGGCCGCGCGTCGGCTGGGTGACGCTCGCCCTCGTCCTCGAGATCGCGCTGCCC
Proteins encoded:
- a CDS encoding cell division protein PerM — encoded protein: MTNEARPRRTTTTYVPDRATVRVAVPRGWARGVLAGVEAAFAGWAITTVLTMVAYLSIRSNTWMNDTTPRDALGLGGDLWSAVVGGTAVVGGVSYRAIPTLVGAMLVVLVRVLLRTTAGFPRSSALFAAPGFLLTSWLLVGASGQHSHWWTGTLGAIIIPLVGSVWFVASGYSRDDGAPAMQHWISGGFKMGGLLVVALALAASVASIVALSLSWTRVSGIHELLGASSAADSTFIVGVQLLFAPSVVAWAAAWWSGAGFLTATDALHSPSAADQGPIPPIPLLGAIPESAPGMWLILLPILLGLAVGAVCAWRFRREHLLHQSAQGLLATGVFAAVVALWMWSATMSLGAVRLSTMGPRVGWVTLALVLEIALPAVLVSLATHPTTLALIGEGTGRVRRRGEAAGRRASEADVSEESAASASGGSDEGGDGAAGERRGGGSDAHEANEPWAQPAQEQHID